AACATTTCTTTACTCAGGAGACTACCACAAAGCCACCACCGGTCTTAGCTTTCCTTGTAGATTGCATTTCAACATCTACTTCTTCGTCAATTCTTGGCATCGAGAGACTATTGTTTCCGCAGCCTTTACAACACTTGACAACTTCTACAAACACCTCCTCCTCATCGCTGTTCTCTTCTTCATCCCCTTCCTTTCCCCACAGAACCACACAAACTCCCATCATTAATATCACCATTCCAAGAACCCTAAGGTTAAAGAATTGGATAACAAAAAATTGTAGTAGTTTAGACACAATATGAGGATGGAACCATGTGACCTAATTAGTCAAAATCCATTGGTTGCTTACCCGCCAACGTATAATCTTTGGCCCAGGACAAGGACGCCAATGATGGATCCAAAAATGACAATAAGCGGGTTAAAAGCAGTGACAAAGACAGGGCTTTTTTGCTTCGTCATCATCATCCCTTGAACGTAGTAAGCTATGCTCGAAGTCATTATACCCTATAAAAGTATACTAAGTGCTACAATTCGATTTACTCCAcaaagttattatatatatgtaaccaTGAAGAAGGACTAACAGCGTAAGCAGAGGCTAGAAGGTTCATGTCAAAGCCGACGTTCCATGCTGAAAGGCTTGGTTCCATAACAAACGTTAGGGCTGTGGACTGTAACGTTCCCATGAAGCACACCATCGTGGATAATGAAAGGTGAGATGAGTACGTCTTCAAAGTAGCCGcctaaagaaataaataatatattttcctaACTTGTTAGAACAAAATGTTAATAAAACActgcaattttttttactaataattaatgCCAATTAAAGTTACTTACCTGAAGAACGAAGAAAGAAGCCCACGAAAGTGAAGCGATGAGGAGGAAGACGGTGGCCTTGAGGTAGTCCTCGCCGATGAGGTGAGACCGAAGAAAGATGATTAAAGGACTTTTGAATAAAATCATCAAGATGGCTCCAACTACTATCACTAATGTCCCCACCACTTTTGCTTGGAATCTTACTTTTCTCGTCTTCACCTTCTCCATCCTTTTTTAATAACCAAACCATTTGAATCATACATTATTTTCGACAAATCATATTGTATAAAAACCTATTAATTGCATTAACAtgctattatttaaaattattttaaagttatgCTTTAAATTTAGGTACCTGAAAATTATGGaaatgataaaggtcaaagcaGGCACGATGCTGGTGACGGCGCCGGCAAAAATCGGTGAAGTGAGTTTAAGACCAGCGTAATATAGGTTCTGATCGATCACAGGCCTGTTTTAAACAATTCacagaaatatatttatattaaaaagtattcatATACATATCAAGCCAATGTTTTATATAAAGGATTCAAATCAAAGAAGACTAACCCAAGAAGAGCTAGTACAAATATTTGCATGAATATTGGGAACGTCATCTTCGGCCTCCCTTTCCTAGAGCATCCAAAATAACTACTTTTCTCAGTCATGTTTGAATGCTTAAGTATCTAATGAGCATCGAACTTTGCTTTGAAAGTTTTGATATATAGATAGAACTAATACTTACCTCTCGGAGAGAAGGGCGAAAGGTGCGAGAGCGGCTGTGGCAAAGACATTACGATAAGCCACAAGGACGAAATGGCTCATGCCACGGTCAAGCACAACCTTGGTCACCAAGTTCATGCCAACGTATCCGAATTGGAGGCATACCATTGCAAAATAGGGCTTGGCTGATTCCAACATCTTTAACCTCATATCAAaagcttcttctcttttttgttttaaagaaaaaaacttattgATGGTTGGCTTGTGCTCTTTCCATGAACAAAGCGGTGAGAGGTTCTTTGTATTTATAGAGCATCATATTCGGATGAGTTCGAATgcacttttgtttcttttctgataataattaattttttcttttactttttagtgacgttcatatttattattctgTTTTCATTCTACAGGATTATCttcaatatctttttttttaaagggacACTGGGGACACTGCACCAAACTATTCTCAAGAGCCATACTAGTATGAGAtcaataaacaagaaaaaatatcttaaatcaAAGTGCATATCATATTTCAACATTTGAGATTATTCATTAAGATATACGTGATATTTTTAAGGCTAAAAAATAAACCGATGAAAACGGACATAGAAATGAACACGTAATGATCAGTGAATACACAATCCCCTCCAATATCACGAAATACAAGTGGACGGATTGAGCTACAAGTGGCAGTAGAAACAGGGTGGGACCCAAGCTTACGTTCTTTGTGGGTCCCGTAGATGAAATAATATCTGTGATGTTGCAGAATGCTTTGAAGTGAGTGGTTTGGTTTTGCGGGGGCACTAACCAGTAACCATATCCATAGAGATGTGATCACTGAAGCTTCCCCGTAAATGCTGATGCAGTTAATTAGCAGAATCACAAAATACGTAGAAAGTTTAAATGCTAATTAGCTACCGATTGATACTAAAACACTAGAACATCCTTGTTCTATACATTCCGTTTTGAAATGATGTATATCTTGGAGTTTTCacagataataaaaatatatatattaaattaaaattataaatacattattttgtgattaactatttttcaacaaaaaatagtgaattaaaattaattagtttttaaaagtttaaaatttagttttattacataacaaaaatgcattaaaattgtaaaacaaaattaaaatttgtaaaacaatttttttcttatcaaacatgaatattattttgaaacagaaagaatatatattttaatctgaCAGCTCGAAGAAAATGAAACCCAAATATATAGAACTAGACAAGCATCATgcaattgtttttaataatgAGTGCATTATAGATTTAATTTGTATGGACCGCATCAGTTATACTCTATATAAtaaagcacaagtcacttgGTCAATCATGCTATGCCACATGTCTTGTgcaatacatttttaaaaatttaaaaaaaaacaacataaattGATCAAAATGTATTAAAAGCAAGAAATAACTTCCTCCGAAttctattaaattattattataaaataaaattaaaaatcacctAGAATCCCTAATTTTTCTCACATTATTAGTTACGATGAACTCAAGTTCTTATCTACCTTCATTTAGAAATTGTAAATCTCTAAATTTTCTgcaacaaaattattattttttggttccATTCATTATTTCTGTAATTGGTTTCGTTGATTATAATATTCACATTGCCGAGTCTACCGTTTGGGAACGAAGTTGACTTGCACCAAATTGAACAGGTACATATTTCGTTTTTTTCGTCCTTTTTGCATCagattttttgtgttttatcCTGCCTCCCATTTTCCGATATGAATAATATGTATCATGACAACAGAAGAAGTGACTATACTGAATGATTGGGAATGTCCAAATGCATAAGCAACTGCAGCAGTCTCTGCAGGTAATTAATTGAAGATCCACATATTTTGAGATTTATCTTATTAGTACAATCAAGAGACACTGAAAATTTGACGATTTTACAGCTTCAAGTGACGCCAAAATATTGGCACCTAAAGGCTAAATCTATATATAGCAAGCGGGTTACCATCAGCCTTTGAGTCTTGAAGTTAACTAGCCTGATAATTTTTCACCATATTGTTGTGATGAAGCGTTAGTGAGATTTATAATGTTCAAACTCTTCAATGCTCTTCTTAACTTGAACTTAACGttgctttcttcttttctcatatatatataaactacatATGGTGAAAAAGTAAACAGAATCACATTTCAAATGCTCTCCTCTTCTTTGATGAAGAGTATTAATCTTTTGGTTTCAACATTTTTGGTGATGGTTTTGCAGAAAACCAGAATACAAGTTCACCTTGAAGCACAACTGCGAAGCCCCAAAAAtcaacagaagaagaagaaaaaagaaaaagaaacatttaGCGGACTAGAAAGCTAAGAGCAGGG
The window above is part of the Brassica napus cultivar Da-Ae chromosome C8, Da-Ae, whole genome shotgun sequence genome. Proteins encoded here:
- the LOC106367994 gene encoding WAT1-related protein At3g56620, with the translated sequence MRLKMLESAKPYFAMVCLQFGYVGMNLVTKVVLDRGMSHFVLVAYRNVFATAALAPFALLSERKGRPKMTFPIFMQIFVLALLGPVIDQNLYYAGLKLTSPIFAGAVTSIVPALTFIISIIFRMEKVKTRKVRFQAKVVGTLVIVVGAILMILFKSPLIIFLRSHLIGEDYLKATVFLLIASLSWASFFVLQAATLKTYSSHLSLSTMVCFMGTLQSTALTFVMEPSLSAWNVGFDMNLLASAYAGIMTSSIAYYVQGMMMTKQKSPVFVTAFNPLIVIFGSIIGVLVLGQRLYVGGVLGMVILMMGVCVVLWGKEGDEEENSDEEEVFVEVVKCCKGCGNNSLSMPRIDEEVDVEMQSTRKAKTGGGFVVVS